CCACCGAGGGAACGCCGGCAAGCAGCTCGACCGCCGGACGCACCACAGACCGCACGCGCGGAGGCGCGATCTCCGAGAGGAAGACCGCCGTGCCGACCGCGAGCGGGGCCCCAAGGGCGAGCGCGCCCAGCGTCACCACGAGCGAGCCCACGAGCAGCGGCAGGATGCCGAACAGGCCCTGGGTCGGCAGCCACTCGGACCCGCCAAGGAAGCCCTTCAGCCCGACTTCGCTGAAGACCGGCCACCCGCGCCATCCGACGAACAGGAAGATGAGCACGACACCCGCGACAGCCATGGTGGCGCACAGCATGAACAGGTTCTTGAGGGCCGCTTCTTTGAGGTAGGTCGACCTCGACATGAGCTTGAGCTCGCGCGGCGCTGAGCTTGTCTGCGTCTCGCTCACTGGTGTGCGTCCTTCGCGGTCACCGGGATGAAGCCTGCATCGCGAACCACGTCTTCCTGCACCTCGGGTGAGAGCACGTAGTCGATGAACTCTTTCACGAGCCCTGTCGGCTCGCCGCGGGTGAGGAAGTGCAGCACGCGGCTGATCGGGTAGCGTCCGTTCACGACCGCCTCCTCGGACGGTTCGACGCCGTCGATCGCAAGCGCCTTCACCTCCGGGGTCACGAATCCGAGCGAGATGTACCCGATAGCGCTCGGAGCCTGCGCGACCACCGAACGCACCTGCCCGGTGCCCGGCAGCACCACGGCCGTCGGATCGAACCGCTCCTTGTCCAGCACGATCTTGAAGAACGCCTCCCGCGTTCCGGACGCTTCGTCACGGTTCACGAGCCCGATCTCCATATCTGGCCCGCCCACCTGCTTCCAGTTGGTGATCCTGCCCTCGAAGATGGCCTTGACCTGCGCCTTCGTCAGACCGTCCACCGGATTCGACGGGTTGACGATGACGGCGATCGCGTCGTAGGCGATCGGCGTGTCCACGAGCCCCGCGTGAAGCTCGTCGCCTTTGAGGTCGCGGGAGGACGTGCCGATGTCAGCGGTGCCCGCGATGACGTTCTCGATGCCCGCCGAGGACCCGACGCCGCTTACGAGGATGCGCACGCCGGGATGCGTACGCTCGAACCCCTCTTTGGCGACTTCCGCGATGGGCTGGATGGTGGTCGAACCGGTCACGATCACCTGGTCGGACGCGTGGCTCCCGTTCGAGCAGCCCGCAAGCGAGACCGTAAGCGCGCTCGCCACGATCAGCGCGAGGACACGATGCACGCGAGTGCGGCGTGGCGCCCGGTGCGCCCCTCGGCCCGGTAGGAGTAGAAGCGATCCGTGTTGTGCGCGGTGCAGATGCCGAGGTGACACTGGCGCTCTCTCGGGACTCCTGAAGACTCGAGCTCTTCTGTGACCGCCGCCCGCAGATCCAGCGTGCCGGAGGCCCGGCGTATCGTAACAAACTTGTGAGCGAAATGCGAAACGAGTTCGTCGCCGACCTCGTAGCAGCAGGCCCCGATGTGCGGACCGACGTACGCCGCGAGAGGCTCTGCCGGTCCGACGAGGCCGCGCAGCGCCGTCACCGCGTTCGCCACCACGCCGCCCAGAAGGCCACGCCAGCCAGCATGCGCCACCGCGATCGCCCGCGCGCGCTCGGCCACGAGGACGACCGGCACGCAGTCGGCGAAGAGCAGCATGAGCGGGACCCCCTCGTGCGCAGTCGCGAGCGCGTCGGCGCCTGCTACCGGCGGCACACCTCCCGCTGCCCTGCCGCCTGCGCCGGCCTGAGAGAGCCAGACCGTCTGGACGCGGACGCCGTGAACCTGCTCCGCGCAGG
The Parvivirga hydrogeniphila genome window above contains:
- a CDS encoding phosphate ABC transporter substrate-binding protein; this encodes MHRVLALIVASALTVSLAGCSNGSHASDQVIVTGSTTIQPIAEVAKEGFERTHPGVRILVSGVGSSAGIENVIAGTADIGTSSRDLKGDELHAGLVDTPIAYDAIAVIVNPSNPVDGLTKAQVKAIFEGRITNWKQVGGPDMEIGLVNRDEASGTREAFFKIVLDKERFDPTAVVLPGTGQVRSVVAQAPSAIGYISLGFVTPEVKALAIDGVEPSEEAVVNGRYPISRVLHFLTRGEPTGLVKEFIDYVLSPEVQEDVVRDAGFIPVTAKDAHQ
- a CDS encoding polyphenol oxidase family protein, producing MPAPSLSRCTVGEIAWHEDVALRERSGIVVAFSERTGGVSEAPFESLDLAAHTGDAPDAVDENRRRFLDALGLGEHRDRLTCAEQVHGVRVQTVWLSQAGAGGRAAGGVPPVAGADALATAHEGVPLMLLFADCVPVVLVAERARAIAVAHAGWRGLLGGVVANAVTALRGLVGPAEPLAAYVGPHIGACCYEVGDELVSHFAHKFVTIRRASGTLDLRAAVTEELESSGVPRERQCHLGICTAHNTDRFYSYRAEGRTGRHAALACIVSSR